One genomic region from Prunus persica cultivar Lovell chromosome G3, Prunus_persica_NCBIv2, whole genome shotgun sequence encodes:
- the LOC18784367 gene encoding probable WRKY transcription factor 45, translating to MEKYQMFFPCSSSTSSANYDPMIPISATNNITTDGHHMGMGSSQVYNYFDGRDQSSNGLLGLRSSAGNHVGREVLINKDHHQYLQQQYSDLTTTASANININNVIVGADQNPHEATNSGNKNKGEKKTRKPKYAFQTRSQVDILDDGYRWRKYGQKAVKNNKFPRSYYRCTYQGCNVKKQVQRLTKDEGIVVTTYEGMHTHPIEKPSDNFEHILNQMQIYTPF from the exons atggAGAAGTATCAAATGTTCTTCCCTTGCTCCTCTTCTACATCATCAGCAAACTATGATCCCATGATCCCTATCTCTGCAACAAATAATATTACTACAGATGGTCATCATATGGGAATGGGAAGCTCTCAAGTTTACAACTACTTTGACGGCCGCGATCAAAGTTCAAATGGACTTTTGGGGTTGAGATCATCAGCAGGAAACCACGTTGGGAGAGAAGTTTTGATAAACAAAGATCATCATCAGTACCTGCAGCAGCAATATTCTGATCTGACTACTACTGCAAGTGCAaacattaatattaataatgtTATTGTTGGAGCTGATCAAAATCCTCATGAGGCCACTAATTCAGGAAACAAGAACAAGGGGGAGAAGAAGACGAGAAAGCCCAAATATGCTTTTCAAACAAGAAGTCAGGTTGATATACTTGACGATGGCTACcggtggagaaaatatggtcaaaaggcggtcaaaaacaacaaatttccCAG AAGCTACTATCGATGCACGTACCAAGGGTGCAATGTGAAAAAGCAAGTCCAACGCCTAACCAAGGATGAAGGCATTGTGGTGACCACTTACGAAGGGATGCACACCCATCCAATTGAGAAGCCTTCCGATAACTTTGAACATATCTTGAATCAGATGCAAATCTACACCCCCTTCTGA
- the LOC18783581 gene encoding uncharacterized protein LOC18783581, translated as MGTSPGKKVLLTSNGDAISHNIAFSLAQRGCRLVLMGKESCLRSIQQKIKGSLEGVVPVEVVDVDMEDEREGAFDEAVDKACHILGNLDAFVHCYTYEGKMQEHLELAEDEFKKIMKRNFMSAWFLLNAVGRRMRDYKSGGSIIFLTSIIGAERGIYPGAAAYSACSAAVQQLARTSALEIGRYQIRVNAIARGLHLEDEYPMFVGMERAKKLVKEAAPLERWLDVKNDLASTVIYLISDGSKYMTGTTIFVDGAQSLTRPRMRSYM; from the exons ATGGGGACTTCTCCTGGGAAGAAAGTTTTGCTCACCTCCAATGGGGATGCCATTTCACACAATATTGCCTTCTCTTTGGCCCAGCGGGGATGCAG GCTGGTCTTGATGGGAAAGGAGAGCTGTCTGCGGAGCATTCAACAGAAAATAAAGGGCTCATTGGAGGGTGTCGTGCCAGTTGAGGTGGTTGATGTAGACATGGAGGACGAGAGAGAAGGAGCTTTTGATGAGGCAGTGGATAAGGCATGCCACATTTTGGGCAATTTGGATGCCTTTGTGCATTGCTATACTTATGAAG GGAAAATGCAGGAGCATCTAGAATTAGCTGAAGATGAgtttaaaaagataatgaagAGGAACTTTATGTCTGCATGgtttctgttaaatgctgTTGGCAGAAGAATGCGAGATTATAAGTCAGGAGGTTCCATCATATTTTTGACCTCGATAATTGGAGCTGAAAGAGGGATTTATCCAGGAGCTGCTGCCTACAGTGCATGCTCGGCAGCCGTGCAGCAGTTAGCTAGG ACATCGGCTTTGGAGATTGGTAGATACCAGATTAGGGTCAATGCAATTGCCCGTGGTTTGCACCTAGAAGATGAATATCCAATGTTTGTGGGTATGGAGAGAGCAAAAAAGTTGGTGAAGGAGGCAGCTCCATTGGAGAGATGGCTTGATGTTAAAAACGATCTGGCTTCAACTGTCATATATTTAATCAGTGATGGGTCAAAGTACATGACAGGCACAACCATATTTGTTGATGGGGCACAGTCTTTGACGAGACCTCGGATGCGCTCTTATATGTGA
- the LOC18782475 gene encoding ABC transporter I family member 11, chloroplastic has product MASSVFAFNPLTGRRAREPVTPIAPKSRSSLNFRNSHSVKFKCEHSCFEVSNVSYQPPGTELSLLNSVSFSLPEKSFGLIFGRSGSGKTTLVQLLAEISKPTSGSIYIQKYGNDGNPVQSPEPLSSGRVGIVFQFPERYFVADNVLEEVTFGWPRQKGDLQMKEHLALRLQRAINWVGLSGISLDRDPHSLSGGYKRRLALAIQLVQVPDLLILDEPLAGLDWKARADVVKLLKHLKKELTILVVSHDLKELAAIVDRSWRMEMGGILREEPLPI; this is encoded by the exons ATGGCGAGCTCCGTTTTCGCCTTCAACCCCTTAACAGGGCGGAGAGCGCGCGAACCAGTAACCCCAATCGCACCCAAGTCACGCTCAAG TTTGAATTTCCGAAACTCACACTCTGTAAAGTTCAAATGCGAGCACTCGTGCTTTGAA GTTAGCAATGTTAGCTACCAACCGCCAGGGACCGAGCTTAGCCTTTTAAATTCTGTTAGTTTTTCACTTCCGGAGAAAAG CTTTGGCTTAATTTTTGGACGGAGTGGTAGTGGAAAGACTACTCTTGTGCAG CTTCTTGCAGAGATAAGCAAACCAACTTCAGGTTCAATTTACAttcaaaaatatggaaatgaTGGCAATCCAGTTCAGTCTCCCGAACCCTTATCCTCAGGAAGAGTTGGCATTGTATTTCAGTTTCCAGAGAG GTATTTTGTCGCGGATAATGTTCTTGAGGAAGTTACATTTGGGTGGCCAAGACAAAAGGGTGATCTTCAAATGAAGGAGCATCTTGCTCTAAGACTCCAACGAGCAATCAATTGG GTTGGTTTAAGTGGGATCTCATTGGATAGAGATCCCCACTCCCTTAGTGGTGGCTACAAACGTCGGCTTGCCTTGGCAATTCAATTA GTGCAAGTCCCTGATTTATTGATATTGGATGAACCTCTTGCTGGTCTTG ATTGGAAGGCACGTGCTGATGTTGTGAAGCTTCTAAAGCATCTAAAGAAAGAATTGACTATACTTGTTGTCAGCCATGATCTCaa AGAGTTAGCAGCTATAGTTGATCGATCTTGGAGGATGGAGATGGGTGGGATTCTTAGGGAAGAGCCTCTACCGATTTGA
- the LOC18782538 gene encoding protein LAZY 1 isoform X2, whose translation MKMKVSVNSYQIQNKSYVHSFKLYFCIPFMQLLQWVHHKFRHSSIEPLKDLSIGDPGIFLSAQPSVDDQHSHMKSSFGSSYGSTSLEPPKRDQEKSFSESEANREEETSAIISELFHGFLTIGTLGSEPSINEPETPTFATTLENLSEPKTEVTQNDLKLISYELEKFLEAETKEEGVRASSARNSHASTITLNGKQMEESEDEEYWTTTVVRPLKEYLFGSSIELPDTRIEAKKEKTSLQELFDRTKMTTENCKETSESVDIKSEHKHTSAMQFMKKIIKKLHASSKSSAPCTGGDVTDPVSTRKTFGEASDSVSTKKKPHKILRMFHRRIHPESSTAAREFVEAEKYKDKNNYSAHGRCRENMMLMGRDNRRFPQGAMIKEGTEHGKKYMNLPQYRLSGSNFRRKGEHWIKTDADYLVLEL comes from the exons ATGAAAATGAAGGTAAGTGTAAACTCTTACCAAATTCAGAATAAGAGCTATGTTCATTCCtttaaactttatttttgcattCCATTCATGCAGTTATTACAATGGGTGCACCACAAATTTCGGCACAGTAGCATTGAGCCTCTCAAGGATCTCAGTATTG GGGATCCTGGTATTTTCCTTTCAGCTCAGCCATCAGTTGATGATCAACATTCCCATATGAAGTCAAGCTTTGGCTCCAGCTATGGATCTACATCCTTGGAGCCACCTAAAAGGGACCAAGAAAAATCTTTTTCTGAATCTGAAGCcaatagagaagaagaaacatcTGCTATTATCTCAGAGCTATTTCATGGCTTTCTCACCATTGGAACACTTGGCTCTGAACCAAGTATCAATGAGCCGGAAACACCAACTTTTGCAACAACTTTAGAGAACTTAAGTGAGCCAAAAACAGAAGTGACACAGAATGACTTGAAGCTCATCAGCTATGAGCTAGAAAAGTTCCTTGAGGCGGAGACAAAGGAAGAAGGGGTTCGTGCATCATCAGCAAGGAACAGTCATGCTAGCACTATTACACTCAATGGAAAGCAAATGGAGGAATCTGAAGATGAAGAGTACTGGACGACAACTGTGGTACGTCCGCTCAAAGAATATCTCTTTGGGTCCTCAATTGAACTACCAGACACAAGAATagaagcaaagaaagaaaagacatCACTGCAAGAGCTGTTTGATAGGACAAAGATGACAACGGAAAATTGTAAGGAGACAAGTGAGAGTGTGGATATAAAATCCGAGCATAAGCATACATCTGCCATGCAGTTCATGAAGAAGATCATAAAAAAACTCCATGCTTCTTCGAAAAGCTCTGCCCCTTGTACTGGTGGTGATGTAACTGATCCTGTTTCCACCAGGAAGACATTTGGTGAGGCATCTGATTCTGTTTCAACCAAGAAGAAACCCCATAAG ATCTTACGTATGTTCCATAGAAGGATCCATCCTGAAAGCTCTACAGCTGCAAGAGAATTTGTCGAGGCCGAGAAATACAAGGACAAGAACAATTACAGTGCCCATGGTCGTTGTAGAGAAAATATGATGCTCATGGGCAGAGACAACAGAAGGTTCCCTCAAGGGGCAATGATAAAGGAGGGGACAGAACATGGTAAGAAATACATGAACTTGCCCCAATACAGGCTAAGTGGCAGCAATTTTAGAAGAAAGGGAGAGCACTGGATTAAAACAGATGCAGACT ACTTGGTGTTGGAGCTGTAG
- the LOC18782538 gene encoding protein LAZY 1 isoform X1, whose protein sequence is MKMKVSVNSYQIQNKSYVHSFKLYFCIPFMQLLQWVHHKFRHSSIEPLKDLSIGDPGIFLSAQPSVDDQHSHMKSSFGSSYGSTSLEPPKRDQEKSFSESEANREEETSAIISELFHGFLTIGTLGSEPSINEPETPTFATTLENLSEPKTEVTQNDLKLISYELEKFLEAETKEEGVRASSARNSHASTITLNGKQMEESEDEEYWTTTVVRPLKEYLFGSSIELPDTRIEAKKEKTSLQELFDRTKMTTENCKETSESVDIKSEHKHTSAMQFMKKIIKKLHASSKSSAPCTGGDVTDPVSTRKTFGEASDSVSTKKKPHKILRMFHRRIHPESSTAAREFVEAEKYKDKNNYSAHGRCRENMMLMGRDNRRFPQGAMIKEGTEHGKKYMNLPQYRLSGSNFRRKGEHWIKTDADCKYHFISYTMETYFD, encoded by the exons ATGAAAATGAAGGTAAGTGTAAACTCTTACCAAATTCAGAATAAGAGCTATGTTCATTCCtttaaactttatttttgcattCCATTCATGCAGTTATTACAATGGGTGCACCACAAATTTCGGCACAGTAGCATTGAGCCTCTCAAGGATCTCAGTATTG GGGATCCTGGTATTTTCCTTTCAGCTCAGCCATCAGTTGATGATCAACATTCCCATATGAAGTCAAGCTTTGGCTCCAGCTATGGATCTACATCCTTGGAGCCACCTAAAAGGGACCAAGAAAAATCTTTTTCTGAATCTGAAGCcaatagagaagaagaaacatcTGCTATTATCTCAGAGCTATTTCATGGCTTTCTCACCATTGGAACACTTGGCTCTGAACCAAGTATCAATGAGCCGGAAACACCAACTTTTGCAACAACTTTAGAGAACTTAAGTGAGCCAAAAACAGAAGTGACACAGAATGACTTGAAGCTCATCAGCTATGAGCTAGAAAAGTTCCTTGAGGCGGAGACAAAGGAAGAAGGGGTTCGTGCATCATCAGCAAGGAACAGTCATGCTAGCACTATTACACTCAATGGAAAGCAAATGGAGGAATCTGAAGATGAAGAGTACTGGACGACAACTGTGGTACGTCCGCTCAAAGAATATCTCTTTGGGTCCTCAATTGAACTACCAGACACAAGAATagaagcaaagaaagaaaagacatCACTGCAAGAGCTGTTTGATAGGACAAAGATGACAACGGAAAATTGTAAGGAGACAAGTGAGAGTGTGGATATAAAATCCGAGCATAAGCATACATCTGCCATGCAGTTCATGAAGAAGATCATAAAAAAACTCCATGCTTCTTCGAAAAGCTCTGCCCCTTGTACTGGTGGTGATGTAACTGATCCTGTTTCCACCAGGAAGACATTTGGTGAGGCATCTGATTCTGTTTCAACCAAGAAGAAACCCCATAAG ATCTTACGTATGTTCCATAGAAGGATCCATCCTGAAAGCTCTACAGCTGCAAGAGAATTTGTCGAGGCCGAGAAATACAAGGACAAGAACAATTACAGTGCCCATGGTCGTTGTAGAGAAAATATGATGCTCATGGGCAGAGACAACAGAAGGTTCCCTCAAGGGGCAATGATAAAGGAGGGGACAGAACATGGTAAGAAATACATGAACTTGCCCCAATACAGGCTAAGTGGCAGCAATTTTAGAAGAAAGGGAGAGCACTGGATTAAAACAGATGCAGACTGTAAGTATCACTTTATATCCTATACCATGGAAACATACTTTGATTAG
- the LOC18784318 gene encoding probable metal-nicotianamine transporter YSL6 produces METETASVGISEPLLHDSDKISPLESVDDDDQVPQWKDQITLRGLVVSALLGTLFCIITHKLNLTVGIIPSMNVGAGLLGFFLVKSWTGLLSKLGFSVAPFTRQENTVIQTCVVACYGLAFSGGFGSYLIAMDERTYNLVGADYPGNRAEDVKNPSLSWMTGFMFVVSFLGLFSLVPLRKVMVLDNKLTYPSGTATAMLINSFHTNTGVELAGKQVRALGKYLSISLIWSCFKWFFSGIGDSCGFDNFPSFGLTLFKNTFYFDFSPTYVGCGLICSHIVNCSVLFGAILSWGFLWPLISQYAGDWYPADLGSNDFKGLYGYKVFIAIALILGDGLYNLVKILTFTVKEICNKSSKQSNLPVVNEVLDGDSSVVTPEQKKREEVFLKDRIPTWVAGAGYVGLVAISTATMPIIFPPLKWYLVLGSYVLAPALAFCNSYGTGLTDWNLTTTYGKIGLFIIASLVGRDGGVIAGLAACGVMMSIVSTAADLMQDFKTGYLTMSSAKSMFISQLVGTAMGCVIAPLTFWLFWTAFDIGSPDGPYKAPYAVIFREMAILGIEGFSELPKHCLAMCCVFFVGALVINLLRDVTPKKISQFIPIPMAMAVPFYIGAYFAIDMFVGTVILFIWERLNRKDAEDYSGAVASGLICGDGIWTIPSAILAIFKVNPPVCMYFGPSLSS; encoded by the exons ATGGAGACCGAGACAGCGTCCGTGGGAATATCAGAGCCGTTGCTTCACGATTCGGACAAGATCAGCCCCCTTGAGTCCGTCGATGATGATGACCAAGTCCCCCAATGGAAGGACCAGATCACGCTCAGAGGGCTGGTGGTGAGCGCGCTGTTGGGGACCCTCTTCTGCATCATCACCCACAAGCTCAATCTTACGGTCGGGATTATTCCGTCCATGAATGTCGGCGCTGGGCTTCTAGGCTTCTTCTTAGTCAAGTCTTGGACTGGCCTCTTGTccaaattagggttttctgTTGCTCCCTTTACCAGGCAAGAAAACACCGTCATCCAGACCTGCGTTGTTGCTTGTTACGGCCTCGCTTTTAGCG GGGGATTCGGTTCCTATCTGATTGCAATGGATGAGCGAACATATAATCTTGTTGGTGCTGATTACCCTGGTAATCGGGCAGAAGATGTTAAAAATCCAAGCTTGTCGTGGATGACTGGTTTCATGTTTGTTGTCAGCTTCCTTGGCCTTTTTAGTCTTGTTCCCCTTCGCAAG GTTATGGTCCTGGACAACAAACTCACGTATCCCAGTGGGACAGCCACAGCAATGTTGATAAATAGTTTTCACACTAACACTGGTGTAGAGCTTGCCGG GAAGCAAGTTCGTGCTCTAGGAAAGTATTTAAGTATAAGTTTAATTTGGAGCTGCTTTAAGTGGTTCTTTAGTGGTATTGGAGATTCATGCGGATTTGACAACTTTCCTAGCTTTGGGTTGACACTGTTTAAGAACAC aTTTTATTTTGACTTCAGTCCAACTTATGTTGGATGCGGTCTCATATGCTCCCACATAGTCAACTGCTCAGTTCTTTTTGGGGCTATCTTATCATGGGGTTTTCTTTGGCCATTAATATCACAATATGCTGGGGACTGGTATCCAGCGGATCTTGGTAGTAATGATTTCAAAGGTCTTTATGGATATAAG GTCTTTATTGCTATTGCCCTCATACTAGGGGATGGTCTCTACAATTTGGTGAAGATTTTAACCTTTACTGTCAAAGAAATATGCAATAAGAGTAGCAAACAGAGCAACCTTCCTGTTGTTAATGAGGTTTTAG ATGGTGACAGTTCTGTAGTTACACCGGAGCAGAAAAAGAGGGAAGAGGTATTTCTAAAGGATAGAATACCAACGTGGGTTGCGGGTGCAGGATATGTGGGCCTAGTTGCAATATCTACAGCAACAATGCCAATCATCTTTCCACCTCTCAAATGGTATTTGGTTCTAGGCTCATATGTCCTTGCTCCGGCCCTTGCCTTCTGCAACTCCTATGGCACTGGCCTCACAGACTGGAATTTAACTACAACTTATGGGAAAATTGGTCTCTTCATCATTGCTTCACTAGTTGGACGTGATGGTGGGGTTATAGCTGGGTTAGCAGCTTGTGGGGTGATGATGTCCATTGTCTCTACCGCAGCTGATCTCATGCAAGACTTCAAGACGGGCTACCTCACTATGTCCTCAGCCAAGTCTATGTTTATTAGCCAGCTAGTGGGAACAGCCATGGGCTGTGTGATTGCTCCATTAACATTCTGGTTGTTTTGGACAGCTTTTGACATTGGGTCACCTGATGGTCCGTACAAAGCACCGTATGCTGTAATATTCAGGGAAATGGCAATACTAGGCATCGAGGGCTTCTCAGAGCTGCCCAAGCATTGCCTGGCTATGtgctgtgttttttttgtgggaGCTCTAGTCATAAACCTCCTGAGGGATGTGACCCCTAAGAAAATATCACAATTTATTCCTATTCCAATGGCGATGGCAGTCCCGTTCTATATCGGAGCATACTTTGCCATCGACATGTTTGTTGGGACAGTGATATTGTTCATATGGGAGCGATTGAATAGGAAGGACGCAGAGGATTATTCAGGGGCAGTTGCTTCGGGTCTAATATGTGGTGATGGGATTTGGACAATTCCATCAGCGATCCTCGCTATTTTCAAGGTCAATCCACCCGTCTGCATGTACTTTGGCCCTTCTTTGAGCAGTTGA